Proteins encoded together in one Micromonospora kangleipakensis window:
- a CDS encoding cupin domain-containing protein has product MSETVTGVIAARDVAADRRRGGELRVLLGPKTVGSTSGFMGVAALAPGERIAEHYHPYSEEFLYVARGAVTVDLDDEPVPLAAGEALFVPRLVRHRLRNTGDEPAEVVFHLGPLAPRPELGHVDTEVAQQRGPS; this is encoded by the coding sequence ATGAGTGAGACCGTCACCGGCGTCATCGCCGCCCGCGACGTCGCCGCCGACCGGCGGCGCGGCGGGGAACTGCGGGTGCTGCTCGGGCCCAAGACAGTCGGCAGCACGTCGGGCTTCATGGGGGTGGCCGCGCTCGCGCCGGGGGAGCGGATCGCCGAGCACTACCACCCCTACAGCGAGGAGTTCCTGTACGTCGCACGCGGCGCCGTCACCGTGGACCTCGACGACGAACCGGTGCCGCTGGCGGCCGGGGAGGCGCTGTTCGTGCCGCGACTCGTGCGGCACCGGCTGCGCAACACCGGCGACGAGCCCGCCGAGGTGGTCTTCCACCTCGGCCCCCTCGCGCCCCGCCCGGAGCTCGGCCACGTCGATACCGAGGTCGCCCAGCAGCGGGGCCCGTCGTGA
- a CDS encoding SRPBCC family protein yields MTVAPDRPLTTEITDILVTHCGLDAETAARSPAASLEELGMDSLALLELSAVVADRWRVRIPEQAGQLSIAGVAGLVARRADPPGHTENSVVIDAPLPLLWRVTNDVARWTELFTEYAVVEILEQAGDSVRFRLTMHPDENGVSWSWVSERTADLATRQVRAHRVETGPFEYMRIHWRYDEVPDGTRMTWVQDFAMKPTAPVDNAGMTDRINANSRVQLAVIKERIERLHQGGDDE; encoded by the coding sequence ATGACCGTCGCCCCCGACCGACCGCTCACCACGGAGATCACCGACATCCTGGTCACGCACTGCGGCCTGGACGCCGAGACCGCCGCCCGCAGCCCCGCCGCCAGCCTGGAGGAGCTGGGCATGGACTCGCTGGCCCTGCTCGAACTCTCCGCGGTCGTCGCCGACCGGTGGCGGGTGCGCATCCCGGAACAGGCCGGCCAGCTCAGCATCGCGGGCGTCGCCGGCCTGGTGGCCCGCCGGGCCGACCCGCCGGGGCACACCGAGAACAGCGTGGTCATCGACGCGCCGCTGCCGCTGCTCTGGCGGGTCACCAACGACGTCGCCCGGTGGACCGAGCTGTTCACCGAGTACGCCGTGGTGGAGATCCTGGAACAGGCCGGTGACAGCGTCCGGTTCCGGCTCACCATGCACCCCGACGAGAACGGGGTCTCCTGGAGCTGGGTCAGCGAACGCACCGCCGACCTGGCGACCCGGCAGGTGCGGGCGCACCGGGTGGAGACCGGCCCGTTCGAGTACATGCGCATCCACTGGCGCTACGACGAGGTACCCGACGGCACCCGGATGACCTGGGTGCAGGACTTCGCGATGAAGCCCACCGCGCCGGTCGACAACGCCGGGATGACCGACCGGATCAACGCCAACAGCCGGGTCCAGCTCGCCGTCATCAAGGAGCGCATCGAGCGGCTGCATCAGGGAGGCGACGATGAGTGA
- a CDS encoding acetyl-CoA carboxylase biotin carboxylase subunit, whose amino-acid sequence MFEKVLIANRGEIALRVLRACRELGVRTVVVHSSADVDSLPVRLADETVRIGPAPSRQSYLNAAAIVEAARQTGAQAVHPGYGFLSEDADFAEICVENGLVFVGPPPQVMSALADKSTARALMSRAGLPLPPGSVRTLPTVAEALDVAAEVGYPVIVKAAAGGGGRGMTVVRSAAALPRAYGRTRAAAQAAFGDDRVYVERYLTDARHVEVQVLCDGHGNGVHLGTRDCSVQRRHQKLVEEAPAPALSAATLDTLAETALRGALAVGFTGAGTVEFLVDEAERCHFLEINCRIQVEHPVTEMVTGIDLVHEQLHIAAGVPLRWRQEEIRLHGVSVECRVNVEDPDRDFAPTPGRLERFRPPGGPFTRVDTHGHAGYLVSPHYDSLLAKVAVWAPDRPSALDRLERALGEFDVAGPGVRTTIPFVRRVLDDAAFRKARHTTGLVDRLLADRAPVPAQPAPAANPGTSVRRTR is encoded by the coding sequence ATGTTCGAGAAGGTGCTGATCGCCAACCGGGGCGAGATCGCGCTGCGGGTGCTGCGGGCCTGCCGGGAACTGGGCGTGCGCACGGTGGTGGTGCACTCCAGCGCCGACGTTGACTCGCTGCCGGTGCGGCTGGCCGACGAGACCGTCCGGATCGGACCGGCGCCGAGCCGGCAGAGCTACCTCAACGCGGCGGCGATCGTCGAGGCGGCCCGGCAGACCGGCGCGCAGGCCGTCCACCCCGGCTACGGCTTCCTCTCCGAGGACGCCGACTTCGCCGAGATCTGCGTGGAGAACGGCCTCGTCTTCGTCGGGCCGCCGCCGCAGGTGATGTCCGCGCTGGCCGACAAGTCCACCGCGCGGGCGCTGATGAGCCGGGCCGGGCTGCCGCTGCCGCCGGGCAGCGTACGGACCCTGCCGACCGTCGCCGAGGCCCTCGACGTGGCCGCCGAGGTGGGGTACCCGGTGATCGTGAAGGCCGCCGCCGGCGGTGGCGGGCGCGGGATGACCGTGGTCCGCTCCGCCGCCGCGCTGCCCCGGGCGTACGGCCGCACCCGGGCCGCCGCCCAGGCCGCGTTCGGCGACGACCGGGTGTACGTCGAGCGGTACCTGACCGACGCCCGGCACGTCGAGGTGCAGGTGCTCTGCGACGGCCACGGCAACGGGGTGCACCTGGGCACCCGGGACTGCTCGGTGCAGCGCCGGCACCAGAAGCTGGTCGAGGAGGCACCCGCCCCGGCGCTCTCCGCGGCCACCCTGGACACGCTGGCGGAGACCGCGCTGCGCGGCGCCCTCGCGGTCGGCTTCACCGGCGCGGGCACCGTGGAGTTCCTCGTCGACGAGGCGGAGCGGTGCCACTTCCTGGAGATCAACTGCCGGATCCAGGTGGAGCACCCGGTCACCGAGATGGTCACCGGCATCGACCTGGTCCACGAGCAGCTGCACATCGCCGCCGGGGTGCCGCTGCGCTGGCGGCAGGAGGAGATCCGGCTGCACGGGGTGTCGGTCGAGTGCCGGGTCAACGTGGAGGACCCGGACCGCGACTTCGCACCCACGCCGGGGCGGCTGGAGCGGTTCCGGCCGCCGGGCGGGCCGTTCACCCGGGTCGACACCCACGGCCACGCCGGGTACCTGGTCAGCCCGCACTACGACTCCCTGCTGGCCAAGGTGGCGGTCTGGGCGCCGGACCGGCCGTCCGCCCTGGACCGGCTGGAACGCGCGCTCGGCGAGTTCGACGTCGCCGGCCCCGGCGTGCGGACCACCATCCCCTTCGTCCGGCGGGTGCTCGACGACGCCGCCTTCCGCAAGGCCCGTCACACCACGGGTCTGGTCGACCGGCTGCTCGCCGACCGCGCCCCCGTACCGGCGCAGCCCGCCCCGGCCGCCAACCCCGGCACATCCGTCAGGAGGACCCGATGA
- the accB gene encoding acetyl-CoA carboxylase biotin carboxyl carrier protein produces MSVPQSPDAVLDGLRRLAHRLVAELAGPVRRVRLRSGETVLEVEWHVPAQAAPGAAPAPAPSAGPPPPEPGRLAVRAPVVGTFYRAPEPGAAPFVAVGDLIRSGQVVGIVEAMKLMNEVTADQAGRVVEVLVHDGQPVEYDQPLIALEPAGQRSG; encoded by the coding sequence ATGAGCGTTCCGCAGAGCCCGGACGCGGTCCTCGACGGCCTGCGCCGGCTCGCCCACCGGCTCGTCGCCGAGCTGGCCGGCCCGGTGCGCCGGGTCCGGCTGCGCAGCGGCGAGACCGTCCTCGAGGTGGAGTGGCACGTCCCGGCCCAGGCCGCGCCGGGAGCCGCGCCCGCGCCCGCGCCGTCCGCCGGCCCGCCACCGCCCGAGCCCGGCCGGCTCGCCGTGCGGGCGCCTGTTGTCGGCACCTTCTACCGGGCTCCGGAACCCGGCGCGGCGCCCTTCGTCGCCGTCGGCGACCTGATCCGTTCCGGCCAGGTGGTCGGCATCGTCGAGGCGATGAAGCTGATGAACGAGGTGACCGCCGACCAGGCCGGGCGGGTCGTCGAGGTGCTCGTGCACGACGGCCAGCCGGTCGAGTACGACCAGCCGCTGATCGCCCTGGAGCCGGCCGGGCAGCGGAGTGGATGA
- a CDS encoding acetyl-CoA carboxylase carboxyltransferase subunit alpha, whose translation MTTTAPRDEQLWSRCAGCASLLYRKRLRRNLDVCPECGTHSRLDAPARVTQLVDRDSFAALPDRAVQVDPIGFVDALPYPHRLTAARAGTGLDEAVVCGTAAVGGHRIALAVMDFRFLGGSLGCAVGELITRTAERALADEVPLVLITASGGARMQEGALSLMQMATVSQAVAGLREAGLLTVSVITDPTYGGVAASFATNTDVVLAESGARMGFAGPRVIRQVTGAALPEGFQTAEFLLRHGQVDMVVPRHALRGRLTALLAAAREGRGIRRRPPVPRQEPTPRPPAPAGGPSPETADGSGRDAWETVRTARNPGRPTTLDYLESAFDGFVELHGDRLGADCPAIVGGLARLDGRPVMVIGHQKGHTTGELVARNFGMASPAGHRKALRLMRLAARLGLPVVTLVDTPGADPGVGAEEQGQAASIAENILALSVLPTPVVAVVTGEGGSGGALALAVADRVLMLEHAVYSVISPEGCAAILWPDSSAAPQAARALRLTAPDLCRLGVVDEVVPEPAPAADHDPAGAAELLARSVAANLAPLLDVPPATLVRRRRQRFRRFGAARAGAPAVRR comes from the coding sequence GTGACCACCACCGCGCCGCGCGACGAGCAGCTCTGGTCCCGCTGCGCCGGCTGCGCCTCGCTGCTGTACCGCAAACGGCTGCGCCGCAACCTCGACGTCTGCCCGGAGTGCGGCACGCACTCCCGACTGGACGCCCCGGCGCGGGTGACGCAGCTGGTCGACCGGGACTCGTTCGCCGCGCTGCCCGACCGGGCGGTGCAGGTGGACCCGATCGGCTTCGTCGACGCGCTGCCGTACCCGCACCGGCTGACCGCCGCCCGCGCCGGCACCGGACTGGACGAGGCGGTGGTCTGCGGCACCGCCGCCGTCGGCGGGCACCGGATCGCGCTGGCGGTGATGGACTTCCGCTTCCTCGGCGGCAGCCTCGGCTGCGCGGTCGGCGAGCTGATCACCCGGACCGCCGAGCGGGCCCTCGCGGACGAGGTGCCCCTGGTGCTGATCACCGCCTCCGGCGGGGCCCGGATGCAGGAGGGCGCGCTGTCGCTGATGCAGATGGCCACGGTCAGCCAGGCCGTCGCCGGGCTGCGCGAGGCGGGGCTGCTCACGGTCAGTGTGATCACCGATCCGACGTACGGCGGGGTGGCGGCCTCGTTCGCGACCAACACCGACGTGGTGCTCGCGGAGAGCGGCGCGCGGATGGGCTTCGCCGGGCCGCGGGTGATCCGGCAGGTCACCGGCGCCGCGCTGCCGGAGGGCTTCCAGACGGCCGAGTTCCTGCTGCGGCACGGGCAGGTCGACATGGTGGTGCCCCGGCACGCGCTGCGCGGGCGGCTGACCGCGCTGCTCGCCGCCGCCCGGGAGGGCCGCGGGATCCGCCGGCGCCCGCCCGTACCCCGGCAGGAGCCGACGCCGCGACCACCGGCGCCGGCCGGCGGGCCGTCCCCGGAGACGGCGGACGGCTCCGGGCGGGACGCCTGGGAGACCGTGCGCACGGCCCGCAACCCGGGCCGGCCCACCACCCTGGACTACCTGGAGAGCGCCTTCGACGGCTTCGTCGAACTGCACGGCGACCGGCTCGGGGCGGACTGCCCGGCGATCGTCGGTGGGCTGGCCCGGCTCGACGGCCGACCAGTGATGGTGATCGGTCACCAGAAGGGACACACCACCGGCGAGCTGGTGGCCCGCAACTTCGGCATGGCCAGCCCGGCCGGGCACCGCAAGGCGCTGCGGCTGATGCGGCTGGCCGCCCGGCTCGGCCTGCCCGTGGTGACCCTGGTGGACACCCCGGGGGCGGACCCGGGGGTGGGCGCGGAGGAGCAGGGCCAGGCGGCGTCGATCGCCGAGAACATCCTGGCGCTCAGCGTGCTGCCCACCCCGGTCGTCGCGGTGGTCACCGGGGAGGGCGGCAGCGGCGGCGCGCTGGCGCTGGCCGTCGCCGACCGGGTGCTGATGCTCGAACACGCCGTCTACTCGGTGATCAGCCCGGAGGGCTGTGCCGCGATCCTCTGGCCGGACAGCTCCGCCGCGCCGCAGGCCGCCCGCGCGCTCCGGCTCACCGCGCCGGACCTGTGCCGGCTCGGCGTGGTCGACGAGGTGGTGCCCGAGCCGGCGCCCGCCGCCGACCACGACCCGGCGGGCGCCGCCGAGCTGCTGGCCCGGTCGGTGGCGGCGAACCTCGCCCCGCTGCTCGATGTGCCACCGGCCACCCTGGTCCGCCGTCGGCGGCAACGCTTCCGCCGGTTCGGCGCGGCCCGCGCCGGAGCTCCGGCGGTGCGGCGATGA
- a CDS encoding TcmI family type II polyketide cyclase yields MDRSLIVAKVVPTAEDQVAEIFAESDATELPHLVGVRHRSLYRLHDLYVHLLETELPGEGAVEDARGHPEFVRVSARLRPFISPYLPDWRSPRDAMAHCFYRYDAPGRRP; encoded by the coding sequence ATGGACCGTTCGCTCATCGTCGCGAAGGTGGTGCCCACCGCCGAGGACCAGGTCGCCGAGATCTTCGCCGAGTCCGACGCGACGGAGCTGCCGCATCTGGTCGGCGTCCGGCACCGCTCGCTGTACCGGCTGCACGACCTCTACGTCCACCTGCTGGAGACGGAGCTGCCGGGCGAGGGGGCGGTGGAGGACGCCCGCGGGCATCCCGAGTTCGTCCGGGTCAGCGCGCGGTTGCGGCCGTTCATCTCGCCATACCTGCCGGACTGGCGGTCACCCCGGGACGCGATGGCCCACTGCTTCTACCGGTACGACGCGCCCGGGCGGCGGCCGTGA
- a CDS encoding AfsR/SARP family transcriptional regulator, which translates to MTGHSEMPTAGAGPAPRVSLQLLGGFRLLHDDVPVVVPRGLQRVIALIGLRPAATRSHLAGLLWPETSEERALSSLRTALWRLRQDPCCPLLTDGDTVRLDPTVHLDTDELVDVAARVRDGEVPDAVRVAGRHDLLPGWYDDWVLLERERLRQLRLHMLEQLACNHLAAGRHGEALEAALEAMAAEPLRETPHRLVVRIHLAEGNAFEAVHAFYVYRDLLLRELRLEPSPAMGALLDETLAPIRHATRPPSPRPGVTARSRDVTGR; encoded by the coding sequence GTGACCGGTCATTCCGAAATGCCGACGGCCGGCGCCGGACCCGCGCCGCGGGTGTCGTTACAGCTGCTCGGCGGTTTCCGGCTGCTGCACGACGACGTGCCGGTGGTGGTGCCCCGGGGGCTGCAACGGGTCATCGCGCTGATCGGCCTGCGGCCGGCCGCGACGCGCAGCCACCTGGCCGGGCTGCTCTGGCCGGAGACGTCCGAGGAGCGGGCACTGTCGTCACTGCGTACCGCGCTGTGGCGGCTGCGCCAGGACCCGTGCTGTCCGCTGCTGACCGACGGGGACACCGTCCGGCTCGACCCGACCGTCCACCTCGACACCGACGAACTGGTCGACGTCGCGGCCCGGGTCCGCGACGGGGAGGTGCCGGACGCCGTCCGCGTCGCCGGCCGCCACGACCTCCTCCCCGGCTGGTACGACGACTGGGTCCTGCTGGAACGCGAACGGCTGCGCCAGCTCCGGCTGCACATGCTCGAACAGCTCGCCTGCAACCATCTCGCGGCGGGCCGGCACGGCGAGGCGCTGGAGGCGGCGCTGGAGGCGATGGCCGCCGAGCCGCTCCGCGAGACCCCGCACCGCCTGGTCGTCCGGATCCACCTGGCCGAGGGGAACGCCTTCGAGGCGGTGCACGCCTTCTACGTCTACCGCGACCTGCTGCTGCGAGAGCTGCGCCTGGAGCCCTCCCCGGCGATGGGCGCGCTGCTCGACGAGACCCTCGCCCCGATCCGGCACGCCACCCGCCCGCCCTCGCCCCGCCCCGGCGTCACCGCCCGGTCTCGCGACGTGACGGGGAGGTGA
- a CDS encoding TcmI family type II polyketide cyclase, protein MSRLLIVSRIVPGAEGRVAQIFAESDATELPGLTGVRHRSLYCLHDLCVHLMETVDVDPDVVAGVRNHPLYRQVNERLSAHTSPYLPTWGSPRDAIAGCFYTWDAAVAPASDPVG, encoded by the coding sequence ATGAGTCGTCTGCTGATCGTCAGCCGCATCGTCCCAGGGGCGGAGGGCCGGGTCGCACAGATCTTCGCCGAGTCCGACGCGACGGAGCTGCCCGGCCTCACCGGTGTCCGGCACCGGTCGCTGTACTGCCTGCACGACCTGTGCGTGCACCTGATGGAGACCGTGGACGTCGACCCGGACGTGGTGGCCGGCGTGCGCAACCACCCGCTGTACCGGCAGGTCAACGAGCGCCTCTCCGCGCACACGTCGCCGTACCTGCCGACCTGGGGCTCCCCTCGGGACGCCATCGCCGGCTGCTTCTACACCTGGGACGCCGCCGTCGCGCCGGCGTCGGACCCGGTGGGCTGA
- a CDS encoding aminoglycoside phosphotransferase family protein, with the protein MTPLDAAPPPRVPSIDVALVRRLIATQFPRWADLPVRPVAVGGWDNRTFHLGDAMTVRLPSAAGYVPQVDKEHRWLPVLAPRLPLTVPTPLARGEPGEGYPFPWAVHRWIDGETARVDRIGDLTAFARTLADFLAALPRPEPAAGPPAGAHSSFRGASLMTYDAETRRAIEALGDRIPVGTVTEIWATALRSTWSGPPVWFHGDVAWGNLLVRGGRLAAVIDFGCCGVGDPACDLAVAWTLLSGPSRSAFRAALAVDDGMWARGRGWVLWKGLITLDNPDPVRAAEASHMLDAVCTEYAESVAR; encoded by the coding sequence ATGACGCCACTGGACGCCGCCCCGCCGCCCCGGGTTCCGTCGATCGACGTGGCGCTGGTGCGCCGGCTGATCGCCACGCAGTTCCCGCGCTGGGCCGACCTTCCGGTCCGACCGGTCGCGGTCGGTGGCTGGGACAACCGCACCTTCCACCTCGGCGACGCGATGACCGTGCGGCTGCCCAGCGCCGCGGGGTACGTGCCGCAGGTCGACAAGGAGCACCGCTGGCTGCCGGTCCTCGCGCCGCGGTTGCCGCTGACCGTGCCGACCCCGCTGGCCCGGGGCGAGCCCGGTGAGGGTTATCCGTTCCCCTGGGCGGTCCACCGCTGGATCGACGGGGAGACCGCGCGCGTCGACCGGATCGGCGACCTGACCGCCTTCGCCCGCACGCTGGCCGACTTCCTGGCCGCCCTGCCCCGGCCCGAGCCCGCGGCCGGTCCGCCGGCCGGGGCGCACAGTAGCTTCCGGGGTGCGTCGCTGATGACGTACGACGCGGAGACCCGGCGGGCGATCGAGGCGCTCGGCGACCGGATCCCGGTCGGCACGGTCACCGAGATCTGGGCGACCGCCCTGCGCTCCACCTGGTCCGGCCCGCCGGTGTGGTTCCACGGTGACGTCGCGTGGGGCAACCTGCTGGTGCGGGGTGGGCGGCTGGCGGCCGTCATCGACTTCGGCTGCTGCGGGGTGGGCGACCCGGCCTGCGACCTGGCGGTCGCCTGGACGCTGCTGTCCGGCCCGAGCCGATCGGCGTTCCGCGCCGCGCTCGCCGTCGACGACGGGATGTGGGCTCGCGGGCGGGGTTGGGTGCTGTGGAAGGGCCTGATCACGCTCGACAATCCGGACCCGGTGCGCGCGGCGGAGGCGAGTCACATGCTCGACGCGGTCTGCACCGAGTACGCGGAGTCCGTCGCCCGGTGA
- a CDS encoding low temperature requirement protein A, with product MPAATPDQPGKRDRPPVRDPESPRRVTLLELFFDLVYIVALALVSRGMVVDLSWERALQALLILMALWWTWAITTLVTDMYDPERTEIKLLVTAVMFGALLMTTAIPEAFGRRGLVFAGTYVAIHLGRGLFLMPAVRHHRQTQRRAARIFIWFAVSAVPWIAGGLVEGRAREALWALALAIDYLGFRLSYPVPGLGAVPDSQRNVAAEHLSERYQQFFIIALGDAILTTGTMFSLYHSEAENIGAFAVAFGTSLLLWRIYVHKSGELLPHAISSSKQPSRFLNTAPYTHLLMVAGVVTTAAGFDLVLHEPTGRTPPAWMAVILGGPALFLVGRAFFEYEVFSRVSLSRPGGLLALLTVAPGVLFTPPLVAATGAMLVLAGVAVADYLRSRGRPPEDPKPPH from the coding sequence GTGCCCGCCGCCACGCCGGACCAGCCCGGGAAACGGGACCGGCCCCCGGTACGCGACCCGGAGTCACCCCGCCGGGTGACGCTGCTCGAGCTCTTCTTCGACCTGGTCTACATCGTCGCGCTGGCGCTCGTCTCGCGCGGCATGGTCGTCGATCTCAGCTGGGAACGCGCCCTGCAAGCCCTGCTCATCCTGATGGCGCTCTGGTGGACCTGGGCGATCACCACCCTGGTCACCGACATGTACGACCCCGAGCGCACCGAGATCAAGCTGTTGGTCACCGCGGTGATGTTCGGGGCGCTGCTGATGACCACCGCCATCCCGGAGGCGTTCGGCAGACGAGGGCTGGTCTTCGCCGGGACGTACGTGGCGATCCATCTCGGTCGTGGCCTGTTCCTGATGCCGGCGGTCCGGCACCACCGGCAGACCCAGCGGCGGGCGGCGCGGATCTTCATCTGGTTCGCCGTCTCCGCCGTGCCGTGGATCGCCGGCGGGCTCGTCGAAGGCCGAGCCCGGGAGGCGCTCTGGGCGTTGGCGCTGGCCATCGACTACCTCGGCTTCCGGCTCTCCTACCCGGTGCCCGGCCTCGGCGCGGTGCCGGACTCCCAGCGCAACGTCGCGGCGGAACATCTTTCCGAGCGCTACCAGCAGTTCTTCATCATCGCCCTGGGCGACGCCATCCTGACCACCGGCACCATGTTCAGCCTCTACCACTCGGAGGCGGAGAACATCGGCGCCTTCGCGGTCGCCTTCGGCACCAGCCTGCTGCTGTGGCGGATCTACGTGCACAAGTCCGGGGAGCTGCTGCCGCACGCCATCTCCAGCTCGAAGCAGCCGAGCCGCTTCCTGAACACCGCCCCGTACACGCATCTGCTGATGGTGGCCGGGGTGGTGACCACCGCGGCCGGCTTCGACCTGGTGCTGCACGAGCCGACCGGACGGACGCCGCCGGCCTGGATGGCGGTCATCCTGGGCGGGCCGGCGCTGTTCCTGGTGGGCCGGGCATTCTTCGAATACGAGGTGTTCAGCAGGGTCTCGCTGTCCCGTCCCGGCGGGCTGCTGGCGCTGCTCACCGTTGCCCCGGGCGTGCTCTTCACGCCGCCGCTGGTCGCCGCGACCGGGGCCATGCTGGTGCTCGCCGGGGTGGCCGTCGCCGACTACCTGCGCAGCCGGGGCCGCCCCCCGGAGGACCCGAAACCGCCGCACTGA
- a CDS encoding LLM class flavin-dependent oxidoreductase — MLGAIAAKTSTLGLATGVTCPTVRYHPAIIADLPEPLPVIAVAAGGRASAAMAAELGGGLFATEPKSSIVDHYREAGGPGPRYAEVPIAWATDEEQAVRAARETSRWAITGWKVMSELPNPVNFDAATSWLEDHHVRQQFSVGPDPEVHVARARVYVEAGYDHIVVQNAGPDPDGFLDFFAGDLNARLRALA, encoded by the coding sequence GTGCTCGGCGCGATCGCCGCGAAGACCAGCACGCTCGGGCTCGCCACCGGCGTGACCTGCCCGACGGTCCGCTACCACCCGGCGATCATCGCCGACCTGCCGGAGCCGTTGCCGGTGATCGCGGTGGCGGCCGGCGGCCGGGCCTCGGCCGCGATGGCCGCCGAGCTGGGCGGCGGCCTCTTCGCCACCGAACCGAAGTCGTCGATCGTGGATCACTACCGGGAGGCCGGCGGTCCGGGCCCGCGCTACGCGGAGGTGCCGATCGCCTGGGCCACCGACGAGGAGCAGGCGGTCCGCGCGGCCCGGGAGACCAGCCGGTGGGCGATCACCGGGTGGAAGGTGATGAGTGAGCTGCCCAACCCGGTCAACTTCGACGCGGCCACCTCCTGGTTGGAGGACCACCACGTCCGCCAGCAGTTCTCCGTCGGCCCGGACCCGGAGGTGCACGTCGCGAGGGCGCGCGTCTACGTCGAGGCGGGCTACGACCACATCGTGGTGCAGAACGCCGGCCCCGACCCGGACGGCTTCCTCGACTTCTTCGCCGGCGACCTCAACGCCCGGCTGCGCGCCCTCGCCTGA